One segment of Dehalococcoidia bacterium DNA contains the following:
- the pfkA gene encoding 6-phosphofructokinase encodes MKRIAVLGSGGDSPGMNACVRAVVRRALRHGLEPFGVYDGYGGLIEGRVRRLSRRSVSNIIQRGGIFLGAGRSEEFRLPEGRAKAAAVIRQNRIDGLVALGGDGTLLGAMAFTGEWEVPTVVIPATIDNDMAGTDIAIGFDTAVNTAVEAVDRIRDTAEATERVFFVEVMGRASGAIALEVGIASGADAILVPEVASDTEKLLERLKSARARRARSILVVVAEGDVAGGAFAIAQRVQPQLERESRVTVLGHVQRGGRPTATDRVLATKLGVSAVDALIEGKRDLIVGQVKDEICLTPFSQVKDVKRKIPLDYLQVAVELA; translated from the coding sequence ATGAAGCGCATAGCTGTGCTCGGAAGCGGTGGGGACTCCCCGGGGATGAATGCCTGCGTGCGGGCCGTCGTGCGCCGGGCCCTGCGACACGGCCTCGAGCCGTTTGGCGTATACGACGGCTACGGCGGACTCATCGAGGGGCGCGTAAGACGTCTGAGCCGCCGGTCGGTGAGCAACATAATCCAGAGGGGCGGCATCTTTCTGGGCGCGGGCCGGTCTGAGGAGTTCCGCTTGCCGGAGGGCCGCGCGAAGGCGGCCGCCGTCATCCGGCAGAACCGGATCGACGGCCTCGTTGCCCTGGGCGGCGACGGCACCCTGCTGGGGGCCATGGCATTTACCGGCGAGTGGGAAGTGCCGACGGTTGTCATCCCCGCCACGATCGATAACGACATGGCGGGGACGGACATCGCGATCGGCTTCGATACCGCCGTGAACACCGCCGTCGAGGCCGTGGACAGGATAAGGGATACGGCAGAGGCGACGGAGCGCGTCTTCTTCGTCGAGGTCATGGGCAGGGCGTCGGGCGCTATCGCGCTTGAAGTGGGTATCGCATCCGGCGCCGATGCCATTCTCGTTCCCGAGGTAGCATCTGACACGGAGAAACTGCTGGAACGGCTGAAGAGCGCCCGCGCGCGCAGGGCCCGCAGCATACTCGTCGTCGTAGCCGAAGGAGATGTCGCGGGGGGCGCTTTCGCTATCGCCCAGCGCGTTCAGCCGCAACTTGAACGTGAGTCGCGCGTTACGGTGCTGGGCCACGTGCAGCGTGGCGGCAGGCCGACGGCAACCGACCGCGTTCTGGCGACCAAGCTCGGCGTCAGCGCCGTGGATGCGCTCATCGAGGGCAAGCGGGACCTTATCGTGGGGCAGGTGAAAGATGAGATATGTTTGACGCCTTTCAGTCAAGTGAAAGACGTCAAACGGAAGATCCCCCTGGACTATTTGCAGGTGGCGGTTGAGCTGGCGTAG
- the uppP gene encoding undecaprenyl-diphosphatase UppP — MPDLLKAALLGIVQGLTEFLPVSSTGHLVLLEDWLDVSQDRFGLTFDAAIHLGTLAAILVYFRGVIVGLAVAWARSVRSLRWDAHSDSRLAWLIVIGSAPAAVLGFFFEDIVEDELREPAVVAVTLILFSGILVLAERLGEKQRDATRLGVAGALFVGFAQAVALIPGVSRSGITISAGLFAKLRRQQAAFFAFLLSAPIIAGAGLKQVFDIVDEVRGGLLDGDDLAFFLTGLVLAAVTGYLTIRFLLAFLREHSLYPFVAYRLALGVALLLAIPLS; from the coding sequence ATGCCAGATCTTTTGAAGGCGGCGCTGCTCGGCATTGTGCAGGGACTCACCGAGTTCCTGCCCGTCTCGTCCACCGGGCATCTCGTCCTCCTGGAGGACTGGCTCGACGTGTCGCAGGACAGGTTCGGGCTCACCTTCGACGCGGCGATCCACCTCGGCACGTTGGCGGCAATCCTGGTCTACTTCCGGGGCGTTATCGTCGGCCTGGCCGTCGCCTGGGCGCGCAGCGTCCGGTCGCTGCGGTGGGACGCGCACAGCGACTCGCGTCTCGCATGGTTGATCGTGATCGGCTCGGCGCCGGCGGCCGTTCTGGGTTTCTTTTTCGAGGACATCGTCGAAGATGAGCTGCGTGAACCGGCAGTGGTCGCAGTCACGCTGATCCTGTTCAGCGGCATCCTTGTGCTGGCGGAGCGCCTGGGCGAGAAGCAGCGCGACGCGACGCGTCTGGGCGTTGCAGGCGCGCTGTTCGTGGGGTTTGCGCAGGCCGTGGCTTTGATACCCGGCGTCTCGCGTTCCGGGATCACAATCTCCGCCGGCCTGTTCGCAAAGCTGAGACGTCAGCAGGCGGCCTTTTTCGCCTTCCTGCTCTCCGCGCCGATCATCGCCGGCGCCGGCCTCAAGCAGGTCTTCGACATCGTGGACGAGGTGCGCGGCGGTCTGCTGGACGGCGACGACCTGGCGTTCTTCCTCACCGGCCTCGTCCTCGCCGCGGTGACCGGCTACCTGACGATACGCTTCCTGCTCGCCTTCCTGCGAGAGCATAGCCTTTACCCGTTCGTCGCCTACCGATTGGCGCTGGGCGTTGCCCTCCTGCTGGCCATCCCCCTGAGCTAG
- a CDS encoding dienelactone hydrolase family protein, with protein sequence MNRDWNGRRAGTNAPLCLTAVLLLAGALLQACDGDGSGAPSPTAMVPTAADPSLPGPYPIGVTELTFIRESSTTGEERILKTLAWYPADESAREQLVEPSLGGVIDAEIATDGAPFPVIIFSHGSGGIPQQSTYYTGHLASHGFVVAAPPHPGNTLNDCFPCREQAGLLDSFLNRPDDVRFVLESLLALNGDTESIFYEALDSERVGMSGHSFGGLVTMQLAQEDSPFSAALAMAPPGGSLANLTIDVAVPTLIMGGRLDRATPAEQQEDYFDAIEGVPHFLLLFPQGGHLSFSDVCVPALGGCEEGLSQERAHELINFYATAFFKTYLTGEKGYEDYLTPEAAAGNSDIEFFASVPD encoded by the coding sequence ATGAATCGTGACTGGAATGGGAGGCGGGCCGGAACAAACGCGCCGCTCTGCCTGACAGCCGTGCTGCTGCTCGCCGGCGCGCTGCTCCAGGCCTGCGACGGAGACGGCTCGGGCGCGCCTTCGCCCACAGCGATGGTGCCCACCGCCGCCGATCCATCGCTCCCCGGCCCCTATCCGATCGGCGTCACGGAGCTTACATTCATCCGGGAGTCGAGCACGACCGGCGAGGAGCGCATTCTCAAGACCCTTGCCTGGTATCCGGCAGACGAGAGCGCGCGCGAGCAGCTAGTAGAGCCGTCGCTCGGCGGCGTAATCGACGCGGAGATAGCGACCGACGGCGCGCCGTTCCCCGTCATCATCTTCTCCCACGGCAGCGGCGGCATCCCCCAGCAGTCGACGTACTACACGGGACACCTGGCAAGCCACGGCTTCGTGGTCGCCGCGCCACCGCATCCGGGAAACACCCTCAACGATTGCTTCCCCTGCCGCGAACAGGCGGGACTCCTCGACTCGTTCCTCAACCGTCCCGATGACGTCCGCTTCGTGCTCGAATCGCTGCTGGCGCTGAACGGCGACACCGAGTCCATATTCTACGAGGCACTCGACTCGGAGCGCGTGGGCATGAGCGGCCACTCGTTCGGCGGCCTGGTAACGATGCAGCTTGCGCAGGAAGACAGCCCGTTCTCGGCTGCCCTGGCGATGGCGCCGCCGGGAGGGAGCCTGGCGAACCTCACGATCGACGTCGCCGTTCCCACGCTAATAATGGGCGGGCGTCTCGACAGGGCGACGCCGGCGGAGCAGCAGGAGGACTACTTTGATGCGATTGAGGGCGTCCCCCACTTCCTGCTGTTGTTCCCGCAGGGAGGCCACCTATCGTTCAGTGACGTCTGCGTGCCCGCGCTGGGCGGCTGCGAGGAAGGGCTGTCGCAGGAGAGGGCGCACGAGTTGATCAACTTCTACGCCACTGCGTTCTTCAAGACGTACCTGACGGGGGAGAAGGGTTACGAGGACTACCTGACGCCGGAGGCCGCGGCGGGAAACTCCGACATCGAGTTCTTCGCTTCGGTGCCCGACTAG
- a CDS encoding GNAT family N-acetyltransferase, with translation MQQRARVRKPPPHEVDVLLRDGSTVHLRPISPDDDEAMIALFNRLSPRSVYLRFHHVIREMTRDEVRRYTNVDYEDTYALVATLGEPPDARIIAVGRYSRLGNSDRAEVAFVVEDTYQGRGISSHLLQQLAIAAREHGIRIFEAEVLAENQLMMEVFRDSGFPLETTFEDGTFHVVFSIEETAQTEAKTELREQIAATASIRAFFYPSRVAVIGASHERGTIGAEIFHNILRDGFKGIVYPVNPNWPVVGSVRAYPTVLEVPDDVDMAVIAVPAEHVVEVAGQCARKGVRALVVISAGFKEIGGEGAVREDALLARVRSYGMRLVGPNCMGVLNTDPEVSLNATFSPVFPPRGNVGLLSQSGALGLALLDHARKLNLGLSTFISVGNKADVSANDLIQYWEQDESTDVILLYLESFGNPRKFGRIARRVSQTKPIVAVKSGRTAAGSRAASSHTGALAGLDVASEALFEQAGVIRTDTLEQLFDVATLLAHQPIPKGRRVAIITNAGGPGILAADACENLGLELPTLSPRTQAALRGFLPREAAVSNPVDLLASGTADDYGRALRLLFQDEGIDSLIVIYIPPLVTRPEAVANRICEAASEFWGRKPILTCFMSAAGAPRELSPEGKGFIPSFAFPEDAALALAKACGYAEWRAKPKGTVPRLSSIDSAAGRSIVDAALAKSDGSAWLSSTAAAGLLQAYGIPSARVAIARTAEEAAAAAKEIGFPVVVKIASSTILHKTDLGGVILDLRSEEEVRGAFEAIEERLRAAGRLSEMEGAVVQQMVSGGTEAIIGVTQDPSFGPLIMFGLGGIYVELLKDVAFRIHPLTDVDAREMVESVKGFPLLRGWRGAEPADIAALEDVLLRVSAMVEDVPEIGEMDLNPVKVLAAGRGCTVVDSRILLKQVEPGPWSA, from the coding sequence ATGCAGCAGCGAGCGCGAGTCCGAAAGCCCCCTCCACACGAAGTCGACGTCCTGCTCCGCGACGGTTCAACCGTCCATCTGCGGCCCATAAGTCCCGATGACGACGAGGCGATGATCGCCCTCTTTAACCGCCTCAGCCCGCGAAGCGTCTATCTGCGGTTCCACCACGTGATTCGCGAGATGACGCGCGATGAGGTGAGGCGCTACACGAACGTAGACTATGAAGACACCTACGCCTTGGTGGCCACCTTAGGGGAGCCGCCGGACGCTAGGATAATCGCCGTGGGTCGCTACTCGCGGCTGGGCAATTCCGACAGGGCAGAGGTGGCCTTCGTCGTGGAAGACACCTATCAGGGACGCGGCATAAGCTCGCATCTGCTGCAGCAGCTCGCGATCGCCGCCAGAGAACACGGCATTCGCATCTTCGAGGCCGAGGTGCTGGCCGAAAATCAGCTCATGATGGAAGTGTTTCGCGATAGCGGTTTTCCCCTCGAGACCACGTTCGAGGACGGGACGTTCCACGTCGTGTTCTCGATTGAGGAGACCGCCCAGACGGAGGCAAAGACCGAGCTGCGCGAGCAGATCGCGGCTACCGCGTCGATCCGCGCCTTCTTCTACCCTTCGCGGGTAGCCGTCATCGGCGCGTCGCATGAACGAGGGACCATAGGGGCAGAGATCTTTCACAACATCCTCCGCGACGGCTTCAAGGGGATAGTCTACCCCGTCAACCCCAACTGGCCGGTCGTCGGTTCGGTCCGCGCTTATCCTACCGTGCTGGAAGTGCCCGACGATGTCGACATGGCGGTGATTGCCGTGCCGGCGGAGCATGTCGTCGAGGTTGCCGGGCAGTGCGCGCGAAAGGGGGTGCGCGCGCTCGTCGTCATATCGGCGGGGTTCAAGGAGATCGGCGGCGAGGGCGCGGTGCGCGAAGACGCCCTGCTCGCCCGGGTACGCAGTTACGGCATGCGGCTTGTCGGGCCCAACTGCATGGGCGTCCTTAACACCGACCCCGAGGTCAGCCTGAACGCTACCTTCTCGCCTGTCTTCCCGCCGCGGGGAAACGTCGGGCTGCTGTCGCAGAGCGGCGCCCTCGGGCTGGCCCTGCTCGATCACGCCCGAAAGCTGAACCTCGGCCTGTCGACTTTCATCAGCGTGGGCAACAAGGCCGACGTCTCGGCAAACGATCTCATCCAGTACTGGGAGCAGGACGAGTCGACGGACGTCATACTGCTCTACCTTGAATCGTTCGGCAACCCGCGGAAGTTCGGCCGCATCGCGCGCCGCGTCTCCCAGACAAAGCCCATCGTCGCTGTCAAGAGCGGACGCACCGCCGCGGGCTCCCGCGCCGCTTCCTCGCACACCGGCGCACTCGCCGGCCTCGACGTGGCGTCGGAAGCTCTCTTCGAACAGGCGGGAGTGATACGGACGGACACCCTCGAGCAGCTTTTTGATGTCGCGACTCTCCTCGCTCACCAGCCCATACCCAAAGGCCGGCGCGTCGCCATTATCACCAACGCCGGCGGGCCCGGCATCCTTGCCGCCGACGCCTGCGAAAACCTCGGCCTCGAGCTGCCGACGCTCAGCCCCCGGACTCAGGCGGCGCTGCGCGGGTTCCTCCCGCGGGAGGCGGCCGTGTCCAACCCTGTCGATCTGCTCGCTTCAGGCACCGCCGATGATTACGGGCGCGCCTTGCGCCTCCTCTTCCAGGACGAGGGCATCGATTCTCTCATCGTCATCTATATTCCACCGCTGGTCACCAGGCCGGAGGCTGTCGCTAACCGCATCTGTGAGGCGGCGAGCGAGTTCTGGGGCCGCAAGCCCATCCTCACCTGCTTCATGAGCGCGGCGGGGGCGCCGCGGGAGCTCAGTCCGGAGGGCAAAGGCTTTATTCCATCTTTCGCCTTCCCCGAAGACGCTGCGCTGGCGCTGGCCAAGGCCTGCGGCTACGCGGAGTGGCGCGCCAAGCCGAAAGGGACCGTCCCCAGGCTTTCCAGCATCGACAGCGCCGCCGGTCGTTCCATCGTCGACGCCGCGCTCGCGAAAAGCGACGGCAGCGCGTGGCTCTCCTCGACAGCCGCCGCCGGCCTGCTGCAGGCCTACGGCATCCCTTCCGCGCGCGTCGCCATCGCGAGGACCGCGGAAGAGGCCGCCGCCGCCGCAAAGGAGATCGGCTTCCCCGTAGTCGTCAAGATCGCCTCTTCGACGATCCTGCACAAGACCGATCTCGGAGGCGTCATCCTTGACCTCCGCTCCGAAGAGGAGGTCCGCGGCGCGTTCGAAGCGATCGAAGAACGCCTTCGCGCCGCCGGCCGTCTCTCCGAGATGGAGGGCGCAGTGGTGCAGCAGATGGTATCCGGCGGCACCGAGGCGATAATCGGGGTAACGCAGGACCCATCGTTCGGCCCGCTCATCATGTTCGGACTGGGCGGAATATACGTCGAGCTATTGAAGGACGTGGCTTTCCGCATCCATCCCCTAACGGACGTCGACGCGCGGGAGATGGTGGAGTCGGTGAAGGGGTTTCCCTTGCTCCGCGGCTGGCGGGGCGCCGAGCCCGCGGATATCGCCGCCCTTGAGGACGTGCTGTTGCGCGTTTCCGCGATGGTGGAGGATGTCCCCGAGATCGGCGAGATGGACTTGAATCCCGTGAAGGTGCTCGCCGCCGGCCGCGGGTGCACCGTCGTCGACTCCCGCATTCTGCTGAAGCAGGTCGAGCCGGGCCCCTGGTCTGCCTGA
- a CDS encoding glycosyltransferase yields the protein MLEQVDVGAVDFGAYEPYTDRELAQEVRSLANRLKGRRIAHINATPFGGGVSELLRSIVPIYCGLGIDAEWLLISGAPEFFTITKSFHNALQGARIDLTSSARETYLNYNRLNAQQIEDDYDVIVVHDPQPLAMRRFRENGRAKWVWRCHIDTSSPHEEHLLFLLEYISEYDAIVFTMREFVPPIVEHPRLEIITPAIDPVSPKNMTLPEDMSQTILLWLGVNPRRPLLTQVSRFDPWKDPMGVVEAFNLIRKEMPGLQLALLGSMALDDPQGWDLHKQVTEATKGDPDIHVRTNLVGVGDVEVNAFQRLSTVILQKSIREGFGLVISESLWKGTPVVANRAGGIPLQMEGGAGGYLVDSTDEMVERVLHLLSAPEERKTLGRSGQEHVRKHFLTPRLIRDEMRLLASLLDV from the coding sequence ATGCTGGAACAGGTGGACGTTGGCGCTGTCGATTTTGGCGCCTACGAGCCTTACACGGACCGCGAACTGGCGCAGGAGGTGCGAAGTCTCGCGAACCGGTTGAAGGGACGGCGCATCGCCCACATCAACGCGACCCCTTTCGGCGGCGGTGTGTCGGAACTCCTTCGCTCCATCGTCCCGATTTACTGCGGCCTCGGCATTGACGCGGAGTGGCTTCTGATCTCCGGGGCACCGGAGTTCTTCACTATCACGAAGTCGTTCCATAACGCGCTCCAGGGAGCACGAATTGATCTCACGAGCAGCGCTCGCGAGACCTACCTCAACTATAACCGGCTGAACGCGCAGCAGATTGAGGACGACTACGACGTCATCGTTGTTCATGACCCGCAGCCACTAGCGATGCGTCGCTTCAGGGAAAACGGCCGGGCCAAATGGGTGTGGCGCTGCCACATCGACACATCCAGTCCTCATGAAGAGCATCTCCTGTTTCTCCTCGAATACATATCCGAATACGACGCTATCGTGTTCACGATGCGTGAGTTCGTCCCGCCGATAGTGGAACATCCCCGTCTTGAGATAATCACGCCCGCAATCGACCCCGTCAGCCCCAAGAATATGACCCTTCCCGAGGACATGAGCCAGACGATCCTGCTCTGGTTGGGGGTGAACCCGCGGCGTCCGCTCTTGACGCAAGTCTCCCGCTTCGACCCCTGGAAGGACCCGATGGGAGTGGTAGAAGCGTTCAACCTTATACGGAAGGAGATGCCGGGACTGCAGCTCGCGCTGCTGGGTTCGATGGCGCTGGATGATCCTCAGGGCTGGGACCTCCACAAGCAGGTGACGGAGGCGACCAAGGGGGACCCCGATATCCACGTGCGCACGAACCTGGTGGGCGTGGGCGATGTGGAGGTCAACGCCTTTCAGCGCCTGTCGACCGTCATTTTGCAGAAATCGATTCGCGAGGGGTTCGGGCTGGTGATTTCGGAGAGCCTGTGGAAGGGGACGCCGGTCGTGGCCAACCGGGCGGGCGGGATACCACTCCAGATGGAAGGCGGCGCCGGCGGCTACCTGGTCGACAGCACGGATGAGATGGTGGAGCGGGTGTTGCACCTCCTGTCGGCCCCGGAGGAGCGGAAGACGCTGGGCCGCTCGGGCCAGGAGCACGTGCGCAAGCATTTCCTGACGCCGAGGCTTATCAGAGATGAGATGCGCCTGCTGGCGAGCCTGCTCGACGTATAG
- the xylB gene encoding xylulokinase: MDEQLIGVDVGTTGLKAVVVGPDGRLLGQASAPYDTLRPQPGWTEQPPEWWWEACRSVLGALRAGGALRPEAAIAIGLTGQMHGSVFLDEADRVVRPAIMWNDQRTAAECKEIEQRVGLQRLIDLTGNRALTGFTAPKLLWLRKHEPESYARTRHLLLPKDYVRLRMTGERATDVADASGTLLFDVRSRKWSSEVVEAIEVPPEWLPPALESPQVSGRLTPQAASALGLPAGIPVVAGAGDQAAGGVGSGAVEEGVITASLGTSGVVFSATLQPRVDPQARLHSFCHAAHGLWHLMGVMLAAGGSFQWLADTLRPLAEGERMEEKLSVLAAGAPTGSGGLVFLPYLAGERTPHADPFARGAFVGLRAEHGLPHLARAVMEGVAFGLRDSLELIREMGVSATEVRAIGGGARSRLWRQILADVFACPVVSLEADEGPAFGAALLAGIGAEIFASVSQACHTTIRLAERLEPERKAVEVYEGLYRRYRELYPLLRDTFHALSGFDAASGR; this comes from the coding sequence ATGGACGAGCAGTTGATCGGCGTAGACGTGGGCACGACGGGCCTCAAAGCCGTCGTCGTGGGGCCGGACGGCCGCCTCCTGGGGCAGGCCAGCGCCCCCTACGATACGCTCCGGCCCCAGCCGGGCTGGACGGAGCAGCCGCCCGAATGGTGGTGGGAAGCCTGCCGCTCGGTGCTGGGAGCGCTTCGCGCAGGCGGCGCGCTCAGGCCGGAAGCAGCCATCGCCATCGGCCTCACGGGACAGATGCACGGCTCCGTCTTCCTCGACGAAGCGGACCGCGTGGTGCGCCCCGCGATCATGTGGAACGACCAGCGCACCGCCGCCGAGTGTAAAGAGATCGAGCAGCGCGTGGGACTCCAGCGTCTCATCGACCTTACGGGCAACCGGGCGCTCACCGGCTTCACGGCGCCCAAGCTCCTCTGGCTGCGAAAGCACGAACCGGAAAGCTACGCCCGCACACGCCACCTGCTGCTCCCGAAAGACTACGTCCGCCTGCGCATGACCGGCGAGCGCGCCACCGATGTCGCTGACGCCTCCGGCACCCTCCTCTTCGACGTCCGCTCGCGGAAGTGGTCCTCGGAGGTCGTCGAGGCGATCGAGGTGCCGCCGGAGTGGCTGCCGCCGGCGCTGGAGTCGCCGCAGGTCAGCGGGCGTCTCACTCCACAAGCCGCGAGCGCCCTCGGGCTGCCCGCGGGCATCCCCGTCGTCGCCGGCGCGGGCGACCAGGCGGCGGGAGGCGTCGGCAGCGGCGCTGTCGAGGAGGGGGTCATCACCGCCAGCCTGGGCACCTCCGGCGTTGTCTTCAGCGCCACGCTCCAGCCGCGAGTCGACCCGCAGGCCCGCCTGCACTCGTTCTGCCACGCCGCGCACGGACTGTGGCACCTCATGGGGGTCATGCTGGCCGCCGGCGGCTCTTTCCAGTGGCTGGCCGATACGCTGCGCCCGTTGGCGGAGGGCGAAAGGATGGAAGAGAAGCTGAGCGTTCTCGCCGCGGGGGCCCCGACGGGCTCCGGCGGGCTCGTGTTCCTGCCGTATCTCGCCGGCGAACGCACCCCCCACGCCGATCCCTTCGCGCGGGGGGCCTTTGTCGGCCTGCGGGCGGAGCACGGACTACCGCACCTCGCGCGGGCGGTGATGGAAGGCGTCGCCTTCGGGCTGCGCGACTCGCTTGAGCTAATCCGGGAGATGGGCGTATCGGCTACGGAGGTCCGCGCCATTGGCGGCGGCGCCCGCAGCAGGTTGTGGCGCCAGATTCTGGCCGACGTCTTCGCCTGTCCTGTCGTCAGCCTTGAGGCCGATGAGGGGCCCGCTTTCGGCGCGGCGCTGCTGGCCGGCATCGGCGCGGAGATCTTCGCGAGCGTGTCGCAAGCCTGCCACACAACGATACGGTTGGCGGAGCGACTGGAGCCGGAGAGGAAGGCCGTCGAGGTCTACGAGGGGCTGTACCGGCGCTACCGCGAACTCTATCCGCTGCTCCGCGACACCTTTCACGCTCTGTCCGGCTTCGACGCCGCTTCCGGCCGCTAG
- a CDS encoding DoxX family protein codes for MRSLGLLLLRLVAGGTLAAHGYPKLFGGAGKRAPEVLTAAFGPNFPRAVERGGPRNTGAFFESIGIPQPYVGAYLAGLGEFFGGLAIVLGLKTRLAAAVAIFDLAVAIKYVHWRTGFYGEGGYEFPAALSGAFGALALTGPGVISLDALTGLKKRRRARRTPDVEETEEGG; via the coding sequence ATGCGCAGTCTGGGACTCCTCCTGTTGCGGCTCGTCGCGGGCGGCACGCTGGCGGCGCACGGTTACCCCAAGCTCTTCGGCGGGGCCGGCAAGCGCGCGCCCGAAGTATTAACAGCCGCTTTCGGCCCTAACTTTCCGCGGGCGGTGGAACGCGGCGGGCCACGGAACACCGGCGCGTTCTTCGAATCGATAGGCATCCCGCAGCCGTACGTCGGCGCCTATCTGGCCGGGCTGGGCGAGTTCTTCGGCGGCCTCGCAATCGTTCTCGGCCTGAAGACGAGGCTGGCGGCGGCCGTCGCTATCTTCGACCTCGCGGTCGCGATCAAGTACGTGCACTGGAGGACGGGCTTCTACGGCGAAGGGGGATACGAGTTCCCGGCTGCGCTCTCCGGCGCTTTCGGCGCGCTTGCTCTTACCGGCCCCGGCGTCATCTCCCTCGATGCGCTGACGGGGCTGAAGAAGCGGCGTCGGGCGAGACGGACGCCGGACGTGGAGGAGACAGAAGAGGGAGGCTAG
- a CDS encoding acyl-CoA dehydrogenase family protein yields MFVELNTTLSEEERAVRDQIHRFAEEVMRPASIALDKLADPEDVIKEGSIFWDVLRQHYELEHHLSSMPEELGGSAMRGVAASILAEEMGWGSADFSICFGVAGMPFSMALMASQLTGNQRLMDEFVIPYTKDRQGKYIGCWAITEPQHGSDCLAFNLGEVNDSRTAFDTYGRKDGDDWILTGAKSAWVSNGTIATHAMMHFAIDRSKGMPSSAIALVPLDLPGVSRGKPLNKLGQRALNQGEIFLDSVRIPKDYVFVDQDLYILAADTILAAANGGMGSLFTGVARAAFEEAMNYCKQRVQGGKCLCEHQLVQRKLFDMFIKVESSRQLARAVAGYNSQAMPPLSRLGIAAKVYGTQVAFEVASDAVQLFGGYGLSKEFYIEKLFRDARASMIEDGVNDVLALAGSRQLIDSWL; encoded by the coding sequence ATGTTTGTCGAACTGAACACAACACTCAGTGAGGAAGAGCGCGCCGTAAGAGACCAGATACACCGGTTCGCCGAAGAGGTCATGCGGCCCGCCAGCATCGCCCTCGACAAGCTCGCGGACCCGGAGGACGTCATCAAGGAAGGGTCCATCTTCTGGGATGTCTTGCGGCAGCACTACGAGCTGGAGCATCACCTCAGCAGCATGCCGGAGGAGCTTGGCGGCTCCGCCATGCGGGGCGTAGCGGCGAGCATCCTCGCCGAGGAGATGGGATGGGGCTCCGCCGACTTCTCGATCTGCTTCGGCGTCGCGGGAATGCCGTTTTCCATGGCGCTGATGGCCTCGCAGCTTACCGGCAACCAGCGCTTGATGGACGAGTTCGTGATCCCCTACACCAAGGACCGGCAGGGCAAGTACATCGGCTGCTGGGCCATAACCGAGCCCCAGCACGGCTCCGACTGCCTCGCGTTCAACCTCGGCGAGGTGAACGACTCGCGCACCGCCTTCGACACATACGGGCGCAAAGACGGCGACGATTGGATCTTGACCGGGGCCAAATCGGCATGGGTCTCCAACGGCACCATTGCCACCCATGCCATGATGCATTTCGCCATCGATCGCTCGAAAGGAATGCCGTCAAGCGCAATCGCCCTCGTCCCCCTCGACCTGCCCGGCGTGTCGAGAGGGAAGCCGCTCAACAAGCTGGGGCAGCGCGCGCTCAACCAAGGCGAGATCTTCCTTGACAGCGTCCGCATCCCCAAGGACTACGTCTTTGTCGACCAGGATCTGTACATTCTGGCCGCCGACACGATTCTCGCCGCTGCCAACGGCGGCATGGGCTCGCTGTTTACCGGCGTTGCCCGCGCCGCTTTCGAGGAGGCGATGAACTACTGCAAGCAGCGCGTTCAGGGTGGAAAATGCCTCTGCGAGCACCAGCTGGTGCAGCGCAAGCTCTTTGACATGTTCATCAAGGTGGAGTCGTCACGGCAACTGGCCCGCGCCGTCGCCGGCTACAACTCGCAGGCGATGCCGCCGCTCTCGCGCCTCGGGATCGCCGCAAAGGTCTACGGCACCCAGGTGGCGTTTGAGGTGGCCAGCGACGCCGTGCAGCTCTTCGGCGGATACGGGCTATCGAAGGAGTTCTACATCGAGAAGCTGTTCCGCGACGCCCGCGCCTCGATGATCGAGGACGGCGTTAACGACGTCCTGGCTCTGGCCGGCTCGCGTCAGCTAATCGATTCCTGGCTGTAG